In Halorubrum sp. PV6, a single window of DNA contains:
- a CDS encoding DNA-binding protein, which translates to MSGNPDDERLEELREQKMEELREQKQGGEANAEAQQEAQQRAEAQQEAVLKQYLTDGARQRLNAVAMSKPEFGEKVKKQVAALAQSGRVQGQIDEDQMRDLLKELQPDQQSFDIRRR; encoded by the coding sequence ATGAGCGGGAACCCCGACGACGAACGGCTCGAAGAGCTGCGAGAACAGAAGATGGAGGAGCTTCGCGAGCAGAAGCAGGGCGGCGAGGCCAACGCCGAGGCGCAACAGGAGGCCCAACAGCGCGCAGAAGCCCAACAGGAAGCCGTCCTCAAACAGTACCTCACGGACGGCGCGCGCCAGCGGCTCAACGCGGTCGCGATGTCGAAGCCGGAGTTCGGCGAGAAGGTCAAAAAGCAGGTCGCGGCGCTCGCACAGAGCGGTCGCGTGCAGGGCCAGATCGACGAAGACCAGATGCGGGACCTCTTAAAAGAGCTCCAGCCCGACCAGCAGAGTTTCGACATCCGGCGGCGATAG
- a CDS encoding asparagine synthase-related protein — protein sequence MELALLYSGGKDSSLAAHLLDRFYDVRCVTGSFGLTDDWKHAERAASELGFPFERVELDRDIAEEAVETMIADGYPRNGIQHVHEHALETIGGRDVDAIADGTRRDDRVPSVSRAQAQSLEDRHEIDYISPLSGFGRHAVDRLVEETFDVQQGPSEEVPKADYEDELRTLIADTHDAATVDEVFPDHHQTYVHGRTD from the coding sequence ATGGAGCTCGCGCTGCTGTACAGCGGGGGAAAAGACTCCTCGCTCGCCGCCCACCTGCTCGATCGGTTCTACGACGTGCGCTGCGTCACCGGCAGCTTCGGGCTCACCGACGACTGGAAACACGCGGAGCGGGCGGCGTCCGAGCTCGGGTTCCCCTTCGAACGGGTCGAGCTCGACCGCGACATCGCCGAGGAGGCCGTCGAGACGATGATCGCCGACGGCTATCCGCGAAACGGCATCCAGCACGTCCACGAACACGCCTTGGAGACGATCGGCGGGCGCGACGTCGACGCCATCGCGGACGGCACGCGCCGCGACGACCGGGTGCCGAGCGTGTCGCGCGCGCAGGCACAGAGCCTCGAAGACCGCCACGAGATCGATTACATCTCCCCGCTGTCCGGGTTCGGCCGCCACGCCGTCGACCGGCTCGTCGAGGAGACGTTCGACGTCCAGCAGGGGCCGAGCGAGGAGGTGCCGAAGGCCGACTACGAGGACGAACTCCGGACGCTCATCGCCGACACGCACGACGCGGCGACCGTCGACGAGGTGTTTCCGGACCACCACCAGACGTACGTCCACGGTCGGACCGACTGA
- a CDS encoding ferritin-like domain-containing protein — protein sequence MSSERVVELLRAAYADEIETVMNYQTNAIVLDGVRAEEIKESLKQDIQEELGHAEQIGQRLKQLDARPPGSAEFTARQHSLQPPEDSTDVLTVINGVLDAEEDAIATYRDLVNAADEADDPVTEDLAVTLLSDEEAHRTEFRGFQKEYQRE from the coding sequence ATGTCATCTGAACGAGTCGTCGAGCTGCTCCGAGCCGCGTACGCCGACGAGATCGAGACCGTGATGAACTACCAGACGAACGCCATCGTCCTCGACGGCGTCCGCGCCGAGGAGATCAAAGAGAGCCTGAAACAGGACATTCAGGAGGAACTCGGCCACGCAGAGCAGATCGGACAGCGACTCAAACAGCTCGACGCGCGGCCGCCGGGCTCGGCCGAGTTCACGGCCAGACAGCACTCCTTGCAGCCGCCGGAGGACTCGACCGACGTACTCACCGTCATCAACGGCGTCCTCGACGCCGAAGAGGACGCGATCGCGACCTACCGCGACCTCGTGAACGCGGCCGACGAGGCCGACGACCCGGTCACCGAGGACCTCGCCGTGACCTTACTCTCTGACGAGGAGGCCCACCGGACCGAGTTCCGCGGGTTCCAGAAGGAGTACCAGCGCGAATAG
- a CDS encoding winged helix-turn-helix domain-containing protein: MNDGTRERLEPLPPSAKLVYYVLEEEGRYDQTGLAEETRLSTRTVRFAVEKLTDVGLVEEGLCPTDARRSVYAVVPESERSTESEPDAAADPEATSDPEATTATAVAED; the protein is encoded by the coding sequence ATGAACGACGGTACCCGCGAGCGGCTCGAACCACTCCCCCCGAGCGCCAAGTTGGTCTATTACGTCCTCGAAGAGGAGGGCCGATACGACCAGACCGGCCTCGCCGAGGAGACGCGTCTCTCGACCCGAACCGTCCGGTTCGCGGTCGAGAAACTCACCGATGTCGGTCTCGTCGAAGAGGGGCTCTGTCCCACGGACGCCCGGCGCTCCGTGTACGCCGTCGTCCCCGAGTCGGAGCGGTCGACCGAGTCCGAACCGGACGCGGCCGCCGACCCCGAGGCCACCTCCGACCCCGAGGCGACGACGGCGACGGCGGTCGCCGAGGACTGA
- a CDS encoding 60S ribosomal export protein NMD3, with translation MSESREFCPRCGDTVPERREPLPGDPRGRDALLCDDCYFEDFELVDAPDRIEVLVCSGCGAVRRGESWRDVGARDYTDVAVDEVAEALGVHVDAEEVEWGVEPEQVDQNTVRMHCQFSGVVRGTLRSAEVMVPVKISRGTCDRCGRIAGGYYAGIVQVRADERALTPAERAEALDIAESYVADQESDGDREAFITEVKETDDGPDIKLSSNRLAQNVATRITESLGGSFESYPTLVTEDSDGNEVYRVTFAVRLPRYAPDEIIDPEDGDGPVLVTSVTDRLRGVRLATGAEYVSEFEDAAAPDATRLGRRDDAVETTVVTVEDENAIQVLDPVTYEAKTVPNPDFVDDDADAVLAFEHAGTVHLVPEE, from the coding sequence ATGAGCGAGTCGCGGGAGTTCTGTCCCCGGTGTGGCGATACCGTCCCGGAGCGGCGCGAGCCGCTGCCCGGCGACCCCCGAGGGCGGGACGCGCTGCTGTGTGACGACTGCTACTTCGAGGACTTCGAGTTGGTCGACGCGCCCGACCGGATCGAGGTGCTGGTCTGTTCCGGCTGCGGCGCCGTCCGGCGCGGCGAGTCGTGGCGAGACGTGGGCGCGCGCGACTACACCGACGTCGCCGTCGACGAGGTCGCCGAGGCGCTCGGAGTCCACGTCGACGCCGAAGAGGTCGAGTGGGGCGTCGAGCCCGAACAGGTCGACCAGAACACCGTCCGGATGCACTGTCAGTTCTCGGGGGTCGTCCGCGGGACGCTCCGCTCGGCCGAGGTCATGGTCCCGGTCAAGATATCGCGGGGGACCTGTGACCGCTGCGGTCGCATCGCCGGCGGCTACTACGCCGGCATCGTCCAGGTCCGCGCCGACGAGCGCGCCCTGACGCCGGCCGAGCGCGCCGAGGCGCTCGACATCGCCGAGTCGTACGTCGCCGACCAGGAGTCCGACGGCGACCGCGAGGCGTTCATCACGGAGGTCAAAGAGACCGACGACGGGCCGGACATCAAGCTCTCCTCGAACCGGCTCGCACAGAACGTCGCGACGCGGATCACGGAGTCGCTCGGCGGGAGCTTCGAGTCGTACCCGACGCTCGTCACCGAGGACAGCGACGGCAACGAGGTGTACCGGGTGACGTTCGCGGTCCGGCTCCCGCGGTACGCCCCCGACGAGATAATCGACCCCGAGGACGGCGACGGTCCCGTGCTGGTCACGAGCGTCACCGACCGGCTCCGCGGCGTCCGCCTCGCGACCGGCGCGGAGTACGTCTCCGAGTTCGAGGACGCGGCCGCCCCGGACGCGACTCGGCTCGGCCGTCGCGACGACGCCGTGGAGACGACGGTGGTCACGGTCGAAGACGAGAACGCGATCCAGGTGCTCGACCCGGTCACCTACGAGGCGAAGACGGTCCCGAACCCCGACTTCGTCGACGACGACGCCGACGCGGTGCTGGCCTTCGAACACGCCGGGACGGTCCATCTCGTCCCGGAAGAATAG
- a CDS encoding sensor histidine kinase KdpD, which translates to MVDERVAQLTANHPDADIRTAVADDCVVQAHPAVPLAIEEALRNAVDHTPDDTAVTVRVWEAADGTRCVDIEDTGQGIPPKEREALENVEETPLAHTEGLGLWMIYWTVTRSGGTVEFADNEPTGTVVRIRLPDQRDAGPISSGSASPTAGFAERD; encoded by the coding sequence GTGGTCGACGAGCGCGTGGCGCAGCTGACCGCGAACCACCCCGACGCCGACATCCGGACAGCGGTCGCCGACGACTGCGTCGTCCAAGCGCACCCTGCGGTCCCGCTCGCGATAGAGGAGGCGCTCCGAAACGCGGTCGACCACACGCCCGACGACACCGCCGTCACGGTTCGGGTGTGGGAGGCCGCCGACGGGACGCGCTGCGTCGACATCGAAGACACCGGCCAGGGGATTCCCCCCAAAGAGCGGGAAGCCCTGGAAAACGTCGAGGAGACGCCCCTCGCACACACCGAGGGGCTCGGTCTGTGGATGATCTACTGGACCGTCACCCGCTCCGGCGGCACGGTCGAGTTCGCCGACAACGAGCCGACGGGCACCGTCGTTCGCATCCGGCTTCCGGACCAGCGCGACGCCGGCCCGATCAGTAGCGGCTCGGCGTCACCGACGGCCGGGTTCGCCGAGCGCGACTAA
- a CDS encoding UPF0175 family protein: MATNGLSTALTLYGARTLTLSQAAAQAGLSEAEFVEQLERRGIDVTDSERAAALGEEQPAHAD; encoded by the coding sequence ATGGCAACGAACGGGCTGTCGACCGCGCTGACGCTGTACGGGGCGCGAACACTGACACTCTCTCAGGCCGCCGCACAAGCCGGACTCAGCGAAGCGGAGTTCGTCGAGCAGTTAGAACGCCGAGGCATCGACGTGACCGACTCGGAGCGCGCCGCCGCGCTCGGCGAGGAACAGCCCGCCCACGCCGACTAA
- a CDS encoding helicase C-terminal domain-containing protein, giving the protein MDPDRIPAEFPAPSFRGAQEQALADIRDAYAAGNDVVLVRAPTGSGKSLLARAIMGAAATVEETAPSEATGAYYTTPQVSQIDDVEADDLLDDLAVIRGKSNYDCILPGEHDTPVNRAPCVRQQGFDCSVRHRCPYFSDRAIASGNRYAAMTLAYFMRTAGSEVFRKRDVTVIDEAHGLAEWAEMYATIELSPDRVPVWDEVGVPDVNADAGPEEDALDRTARFVAALRDTAKRAKDELTGRPELDREEVARRDRLQELISELGWFLEDYRDPQSPTTWVVDQPDGENSALAIKPLDPARYLQHTVWDRGNKFALLSATILSKDAFCRGVGLNPANVALVDVDHTFPLANRRLYDVTQGSMTYEHREETVPKIARLIVRLMAEHPDEKGLVHAHSYDIAGRLTELLGQFGVAARVRRHDRANRDAELAAWKASADPEVFISVKMEEALDLRDDLCRWQVVCKAPYRNTNDSRVARRLEDDQWAWYHRTALRTVIQACGRVVRAPDDYGATYLADDSLLDLFDRAAADTPPWFRDQIDAMTTPTLPDFDPAAALAGIDAEPSGPSRAGSRTGPTRGDSPGRDGHGGGESSANADSGTTQTRSETDAARRKDHPLSDIWGDG; this is encoded by the coding sequence GTGGACCCCGACCGGATCCCCGCCGAATTCCCCGCCCCCAGTTTCAGAGGGGCCCAGGAGCAGGCGCTCGCGGACATCCGCGACGCGTACGCCGCCGGCAACGACGTGGTGTTGGTGCGCGCGCCGACCGGGAGCGGCAAGTCGCTCCTCGCGCGGGCCATCATGGGCGCGGCGGCGACCGTCGAGGAGACGGCCCCGAGCGAGGCGACGGGCGCGTACTACACCACCCCGCAGGTGTCACAGATCGACGACGTGGAGGCCGACGACCTGCTCGACGATTTGGCGGTGATCCGCGGGAAGTCGAACTACGACTGTATCCTCCCCGGCGAACACGACACGCCGGTCAACCGCGCGCCCTGCGTCCGCCAGCAGGGGTTCGACTGCTCGGTGAGACACCGCTGTCCGTACTTCTCCGACCGCGCCATCGCCTCCGGGAACCGCTACGCCGCCATGACGTTAGCCTACTTCATGCGGACCGCCGGCTCCGAGGTGTTCCGGAAGCGCGACGTGACCGTGATAGACGAGGCCCACGGGCTCGCCGAGTGGGCCGAGATGTACGCGACGATCGAACTCTCGCCCGACCGCGTGCCCGTCTGGGACGAGGTCGGCGTCCCCGACGTGAACGCCGACGCCGGACCCGAGGAGGACGCGCTCGACCGCACCGCCCGGTTCGTCGCCGCGCTCCGCGACACCGCGAAGCGAGCGAAAGACGAGCTGACGGGACGGCCCGAACTCGACCGCGAGGAGGTCGCGCGCCGCGACCGGCTCCAAGAGTTGATCAGCGAACTCGGCTGGTTCTTAGAGGACTACCGCGACCCGCAGTCGCCCACCACGTGGGTCGTCGACCAGCCCGACGGCGAGAACTCGGCGCTCGCCATCAAGCCGCTCGACCCGGCCCGCTACCTGCAACACACGGTGTGGGACCGCGGCAACAAGTTCGCGCTGCTTTCGGCCACCATCCTCTCGAAGGACGCGTTCTGTCGCGGGGTCGGCCTCAACCCCGCGAACGTCGCGCTCGTCGACGTGGACCACACGTTCCCCCTCGCGAACCGACGGCTGTACGACGTGACGCAGGGGTCGATGACCTACGAACACCGCGAGGAGACGGTCCCGAAGATCGCCCGGCTCATCGTCCGGCTGATGGCCGAACACCCGGACGAGAAGGGGCTCGTCCACGCCCACTCGTACGACATCGCCGGACGGCTCACGGAGCTGCTCGGGCAGTTCGGCGTCGCCGCGCGCGTCAGGCGTCACGACCGCGCGAACCGCGACGCGGAGCTCGCGGCCTGGAAGGCGAGCGCGGACCCGGAGGTGTTCATCTCGGTGAAGATGGAGGAGGCGCTCGACCTGCGCGACGACCTCTGCCGCTGGCAGGTGGTGTGTAAGGCGCCGTACCGCAACACCAACGACTCGCGGGTCGCCCGCCGGCTCGAAGACGACCAGTGGGCGTGGTATCACCGGACCGCCCTCCGGACCGTCATCCAAGCGTGCGGTCGCGTCGTCCGTGCGCCCGACGACTACGGCGCGACGTACCTCGCCGACGACTCCCTCCTCGATCTGTTCGATCGCGCGGCGGCCGACACCCCGCCGTGGTTCCGCGATCAGATAGACGCCATGACGACGCCGACGCTGCCCGACTTCGACCCCGCGGCCGCGCTCGCCGGCATCGACGCCGAGCCGTCCGGCCCGTCGCGGGCCGGCAGCCGGACCGGGCCGACGCGCGGCGACTCGCCCGGCCGTGACGGACACGGCGGGGGTGAGTCGAGCGCAAACGCCGACAGCGGGACGACACAGACGCGCTCGGAGACGGACGCGGCGCGACGAAAGGACCATCCGCTCTCCGATATCTGGGGCGACGGCTAG
- the hisS gene encoding histidine--tRNA ligase, which produces MYDGLKGFRDFYPGEQSARREVTDAIEDAASRHGFREIATPALERTEMYVDKSGEEIVEELYAFDDKGGRGVSLTPELTPTVARMVVAKGQELSKPIKWVSTRPFWRYEQVQQGRFREFYQTNIDVFGSSAPEADAEVLAVAADALTDLGLTADDFEFRVSHRDILGGLVRALADDPDAVDTEAAIRAVDKRAKVDDAEYLGLLSDAGLDRPTAREFDDLISGVETVDDLDAVAAAGGDAVEAAVENLRNVLAAADDFGAGEFCEVSLTTARGLDYYTGVVFECFDSTGEVSRSVFGGGRYDDLIESFGGQPTPAVGVAPGHATLKLLCQRAGVWPDEELTTDYYVLSVGDTRSEAADLAGDLRALGDDVVVEQDVSGRSFGAQLGYADSINAETVVVVGERDLANGEYTIKDMASGDETTVPVDEFPPESGLPTYDDYE; this is translated from the coding sequence ATGTACGACGGCCTCAAGGGATTCCGCGACTTCTACCCCGGCGAGCAGTCCGCTCGCCGCGAGGTGACCGACGCAATCGAGGACGCCGCAAGCCGACACGGCTTCCGCGAGATCGCCACCCCCGCCTTGGAGCGCACGGAGATGTACGTCGACAAGTCCGGCGAGGAGATAGTTGAGGAGCTGTACGCCTTCGACGACAAGGGCGGCCGCGGCGTCTCGCTCACCCCGGAGCTCACCCCGACCGTCGCCCGGATGGTCGTCGCGAAGGGGCAGGAGCTGTCGAAGCCGATCAAGTGGGTCTCCACGCGGCCGTTCTGGCGCTACGAACAGGTCCAGCAGGGCCGCTTCCGCGAGTTCTATCAGACGAACATCGACGTGTTCGGCTCGTCGGCGCCCGAGGCCGACGCCGAGGTGCTGGCGGTCGCCGCCGACGCCCTGACCGACCTGGGCCTCACGGCCGACGACTTCGAGTTCCGCGTCTCGCACCGCGACATCTTGGGCGGGCTCGTCCGCGCGCTCGCCGACGACCCGGACGCGGTGGACACGGAGGCCGCGATCCGCGCGGTCGACAAGCGCGCGAAGGTCGACGACGCCGAGTACCTCGGGCTCCTCTCGGACGCCGGCCTCGATCGGCCGACGGCCCGCGAGTTCGACGACCTCATCTCGGGCGTCGAGACCGTCGACGACCTCGACGCGGTCGCGGCGGCCGGCGGCGACGCGGTCGAGGCGGCGGTCGAGAACCTCCGGAACGTGCTCGCCGCGGCCGACGACTTCGGCGCGGGCGAGTTCTGTGAGGTGTCGCTGACGACCGCGCGCGGCCTCGACTACTACACCGGCGTCGTCTTCGAGTGCTTCGACTCCACCGGCGAGGTGTCCCGCTCCGTCTTCGGCGGCGGGCGCTACGACGACCTCATCGAGAGCTTCGGCGGCCAGCCGACCCCCGCGGTCGGCGTCGCACCCGGTCACGCCACCCTCAAACTCCTCTGTCAGCGCGCCGGCGTCTGGCCCGACGAGGAGTTGACGACCGACTACTACGTGCTCAGCGTGGGCGACACGCGGAGCGAGGCGGCCGACCTCGCGGGCGACCTCCGGGCGCTCGGCGACGACGTGGTCGTCGAACAGGACGTCTCCGGCCGCTCGTTCGGCGCGCAGTTGGGGTACGCCGACTCGATCAACGCCGAGACGGTCGTGGTGGTCGGCGAGCGCGACTTAGCGAACGGCGAGTACACGATTAAAGACATGGCGAGCGGCGACGAGACGACCGTCCCGGTCGACGAGTTCCCGCCCGAATCGGGGCTGCCCACGTACGACGACTACGAGTAA
- a CDS encoding long-chain fatty acid--CoA ligase, translated as MNWREAEREFTDDVVARETLPRMFERSAERNADRLAQRYKGGIYDRSLVSSGVLPAAGAGEYGDVTYAEMRDIVRRLAAGFRELGVEADTRVALYAQTRMEWAQTDFAALAAGATVTTVYASSSPRQVRYLLADPEATVVVAENRELLDEVLEVVDDLDHELDAVVTFDDIDPDAVARRLEGDAGDEPSALSVDDVYTLGEVHALGDETLDVAAYESWIDAAEMTDLASLIYTSGTTGQPKGVRLTHANFRENVNQCYRRFADHPGRAPGTPGVSAESTTLSFLPLAHVFERLAGHYMMFAAGATVCYAESPDTLREDFQLVRPTTTTSVPRVYEKLYDAIREQASESPVKERIFEWAVGVGQAHHEADDPGAVLDAKRAIADRLVFSSVREAIGGNIEFFISGGGSLSAELCSLYHAMDLPILEGYGLTETSPVICVNPPEEPKVGTVGTPVLDTEVAIDGTVVGDEVANLPGDVGELLVRGPQVTDGYWNRPDATAEAFTEPDRLPDDAVVAGTPPDERGGDPDDPWFNTGDIVQLRPDGYVAFRERAKQLLVLSTGKNVAPGPIEDRFAANEFVEQCVVLGDGRKFVSALIVPNFEKLASWAETRGIDLADEPRSICRDDRVRERIEAEVDRVNEEFESYEQIKQFRLVEEEFSEDNDLLTPTMKKKRRNILDRFADDVEMIYDDA; from the coding sequence ATGAACTGGCGAGAGGCGGAGCGGGAGTTCACCGACGACGTGGTCGCCCGAGAGACCCTCCCCCGGATGTTCGAGCGGTCCGCCGAGCGCAACGCGGACCGACTCGCCCAGCGGTATAAAGGCGGAATCTACGACCGGTCGCTCGTTTCGAGCGGCGTCCTTCCGGCCGCCGGTGCGGGCGAGTACGGCGACGTGACCTACGCCGAGATGCGCGACATCGTCCGGCGGCTCGCGGCCGGGTTCCGCGAACTCGGCGTCGAGGCCGACACCCGCGTGGCGCTGTACGCCCAGACCCGCATGGAGTGGGCTCAGACCGACTTCGCCGCGCTGGCCGCCGGCGCGACGGTCACGACCGTGTACGCCTCCTCGTCGCCCCGACAGGTCCGCTACCTGCTCGCGGACCCGGAAGCGACCGTCGTGGTCGCGGAGAACCGCGAACTGCTCGACGAGGTGCTCGAAGTCGTCGACGACCTCGACCACGAGCTCGACGCGGTCGTGACGTTCGACGATATCGACCCGGACGCGGTCGCGCGGCGGCTGGAGGGCGACGCGGGCGACGAGCCCTCGGCGCTGTCCGTCGACGACGTGTACACCCTCGGCGAGGTCCACGCGCTCGGCGACGAGACGCTCGACGTGGCGGCCTACGAGTCGTGGATCGACGCGGCCGAGATGACGGATCTTGCGAGTCTCATCTACACCTCCGGGACGACCGGCCAGCCGAAGGGCGTCCGCCTCACCCACGCGAACTTCCGCGAGAACGTCAACCAGTGTTACCGGCGGTTCGCCGACCATCCCGGCCGCGCCCCCGGCACGCCGGGCGTCAGCGCCGAGTCGACGACGCTCTCGTTCCTCCCCCTCGCGCACGTCTTCGAGCGGCTCGCCGGCCACTACATGATGTTCGCCGCCGGCGCGACGGTCTGTTACGCCGAGAGCCCCGACACGCTCAGAGAGGACTTTCAACTGGTCCGCCCGACGACGACGACGAGCGTCCCGCGCGTCTACGAGAAGCTGTACGACGCGATCCGCGAGCAGGCGAGCGAGTCGCCGGTCAAAGAGCGCATCTTCGAGTGGGCGGTCGGAGTCGGGCAAGCGCACCACGAGGCCGACGATCCGGGGGCCGTCCTCGACGCGAAACGCGCTATCGCGGACCGCCTCGTCTTCTCGTCGGTCCGCGAGGCGATCGGCGGCAACATCGAGTTTTTCATCTCCGGGGGCGGGTCGCTGTCGGCGGAGCTCTGCTCGCTGTACCACGCGATGGACCTGCCGATACTGGAGGGGTACGGGCTGACGGAGACCTCGCCGGTGATCTGCGTGAACCCGCCCGAGGAGCCGAAGGTCGGCACCGTTGGCACGCCGGTCCTCGACACCGAGGTCGCCATCGACGGGACGGTCGTCGGCGACGAGGTCGCGAACCTCCCCGGCGACGTGGGCGAACTGCTCGTTCGCGGGCCGCAGGTGACCGACGGCTACTGGAACCGCCCGGACGCGACGGCGGAGGCGTTCACCGAACCGGACCGACTTCCCGACGACGCCGTCGTCGCCGGCACGCCCCCGGACGAACGCGGCGGGGACCCGGACGACCCGTGGTTCAACACGGGCGACATCGTCCAACTCCGGCCGGACGGCTACGTCGCCTTCCGCGAGCGCGCAAAGCAGCTGCTCGTGCTCTCGACCGGCAAAAACGTCGCGCCCGGCCCGATCGAAGACCGGTTCGCCGCAAACGAGTTCGTCGAGCAGTGCGTCGTCCTCGGCGACGGGCGGAAGTTCGTCTCCGCGCTCATCGTCCCGAACTTCGAGAAGCTGGCGTCGTGGGCGGAGACGCGCGGTATCGACCTCGCCGACGAGCCTCGGTCGATCTGTCGTGACGACCGCGTCCGCGAGCGCATCGAGGCGGAGGTCGACCGCGTCAACGAGGAGTTCGAGTCGTACGAGCAGATCAAACAGTTCCGCCTCGTCGAAGAGGAGTTCAGCGAGGACAACGATCTTCTCACGCCCACGATGAAGAAGAAGCGCCGCAACATCTTAGACCGGTTCGCCGACGACGTGGAGATGATCTACGACGACGCGTAG
- a CDS encoding tRNA (N(6)-L-threonylcarbamoyladenosine(37)-C(2))-methylthiotransferase → MATYHIETYGCSSNRGESREIERTLRDGGHRPADGPDDADVAILNTCTVVEKTERNMLRRAEELEEKTADLVVTGCMALAQGDTFREAGVDAEILHWDEVASHVLNGECPTVTPDAEPVLDGVVGILPIARGCMSNCSYCITKFATGRVDSPSVEENVEKARALVHAGAKEIRVTGQDTGVYGWDDGDRKLPELLDRICDIDGEFRVRLGMANPGGIHGIHEELADVFAENEELYDFIHAPVQSGSDEVLEEMRRQHRVDKFREVVATFDDRLDHWTLSTDFIVGFPTETDADHERSMDLLAEVRPEKINVTRFSKRPGTDAAEMKGLGGTIKKERSKAMSELKMEVVAEAYEAMVGETFEVLVVEEGTGDSVKCRDGAYRQIIVQNATDRGVEVGEFLEVTVTGHNTVYAFGEPTDADATAERDERPESTPSSA, encoded by the coding sequence ATGGCGACGTATCACATCGAAACGTACGGCTGCAGTTCAAACCGGGGCGAGAGCCGGGAGATAGAGCGGACGCTCCGTGACGGCGGTCACCGCCCGGCGGACGGTCCCGACGACGCGGACGTTGCCATCCTCAACACCTGTACGGTCGTCGAGAAGACGGAACGGAACATGCTCCGGCGCGCCGAGGAGCTAGAGGAGAAGACGGCCGACCTCGTCGTCACCGGCTGTATGGCCCTCGCGCAGGGCGACACCTTCCGCGAGGCCGGCGTCGACGCCGAGATTCTCCACTGGGACGAGGTGGCCTCGCACGTCCTCAACGGGGAGTGTCCCACCGTCACCCCCGACGCCGAACCCGTCCTCGACGGCGTCGTCGGCATCCTTCCCATCGCGCGCGGCTGTATGAGCAACTGCTCGTACTGTATCACCAAGTTCGCGACCGGCCGCGTCGACTCGCCGTCGGTCGAGGAGAACGTCGAGAAGGCGCGGGCGCTGGTCCACGCCGGCGCCAAGGAGATCCGCGTCACCGGACAGGACACCGGCGTCTACGGCTGGGACGACGGCGACCGGAAGCTCCCGGAGCTGCTCGACCGGATCTGCGACATCGACGGCGAGTTCCGGGTGCGGCTCGGGATGGCCAACCCCGGCGGGATCCACGGCATCCACGAGGAGTTGGCCGACGTGTTCGCCGAAAACGAGGAGTTGTACGACTTCATTCACGCGCCGGTCCAGTCGGGCTCCGACGAGGTGCTCGAAGAGATGCGCCGCCAACATCGCGTCGACAAGTTCCGCGAGGTCGTCGCGACGTTCGACGACCGGCTCGACCACTGGACGCTCTCGACCGACTTCATCGTGGGCTTCCCGACGGAGACCGACGCCGACCACGAGCGGTCGATGGATCTGCTCGCTGAGGTCCGACCGGAGAAGATCAACGTCACGCGCTTCTCGAAGCGTCCCGGCACCGACGCGGCCGAGATGAAGGGGCTCGGCGGGACAATTAAAAAGGAGCGCTCGAAGGCGATGTCCGAACTGAAGATGGAGGTCGTCGCCGAGGCGTACGAGGCGATGGTCGGCGAGACGTTCGAGGTGCTCGTCGTCGAGGAGGGCACCGGCGACTCCGTGAAGTGTCGCGACGGCGCGTATCGCCAGATAATCGTCCAGAACGCGACCGACCGCGGGGTCGAGGTCGGAGAGTTCCTCGAAGTGACGGTAACCGGCCACAACACCGTCTACGCGTTCGGCGAACCGACGGACGCGGACGCGACCGCCGAGCGCGACGAGCGGCCGGAGTCGACGCCCTCCTCCGCGTGA